A portion of the Homalodisca vitripennis isolate AUS2020 chromosome 2, UT_GWSS_2.1, whole genome shotgun sequence genome contains these proteins:
- the LOC124355810 gene encoding uncharacterized protein LOC124355810 codes for MDGSRVERCEVIRDLGVLIDSSFEFGSHISHICSRASRSLGLIIRTVKHGLSTGAAALMFRTLARPLLEYYSVVWSPYQHGHTKQLQSVQRRFVRFLGCRSGIRYFDVSVDELSAVYGLRSLECRRRVADISFLSRLINCQINCSSLLEMIRFRIPTGTRQQHLFELSHAARNYLRHSPIPRLMRFGNDICSSVDFSPHPFEPSNALLRTPAQTCISHLF; via the coding sequence ATGGACGGATCCCGAGTGGAGAGATGTGAGGTAATCAGGGACCTTGGCGTCTTAATCGACTCGTCATTCGAATTTGGCTCCCACATCAGCCACATTTGCTCCAGAGCCTCAAGGTCCTTGGGTTTGATCATCCGGACAGTTAAACACGGACTGAGTACCGGCGCTGCTGCCCTTATGTTCAGGACACTTGCTCGCCCGCTGCTGGAGTATTATTCTGTGGTCTGGTCCCCATACCAACATGGACATACCAAACAGCTCCAGTCAGTGCAGAGACGCTTTGTGCGATTTCTGGGATGCCGTTCTGGGATAAGATACTTTGACGTCTCAGTGGACGAGCTGTCGGCTGTGTATGGTCTTCGGAGTCTGGAGTGCAGACGAAGAGTTGCTGATATCTCCTTCCTGTCCAGGCTCATAAACTGCCAGATCAATTGCTCCAGCCTACTTGAAATGATCCGGTTCCGCATCCCCACAGGAACAAGGCAGCAGCATTTGTTCGAGCTGAGTCATGCCGCCAGGAACTACCTCCGACATAGCCCTATCCCACGATTGATGCGATTCGGCAACGACATTTGCTCGTCTGTGGATTTTTCTCCACATCCCTTCGAGCCATCAAACGCATTGCTGCGGACTCCAGCCCAGACCTGCATTAGTCATCTCTTCTAG